From Engraulis encrasicolus isolate BLACKSEA-1 unplaced genomic scaffold, IST_EnEncr_1.0 scaffold_40_np1212, whole genome shotgun sequence, one genomic window encodes:
- the LOC134443958 gene encoding chorion class high-cysteine HCA protein 12-like, whose protein sequence is MGMCVCVCVCVCVCVCVCVCVCVCVCVCVCVCVCAYVCVCVCVCVCVCVCVCVCVCVCVCVCVCVCICVCVCVYLGVCVCVCVCVCVCVCVCVCVCVCVCVCVCSHNVSVCVRVCMCVCVCVCVCVCVCARACVCVCVCVCVCVCVCVCVCVCVCVCVCVCVRVHVCVCVCVCVCVCVCVCVCVCVCVCVCVCSQCAIWRHGK, encoded by the exons atgggcatgtgtgtgtgtgtgtgtgtgtgtgtgtgtgtgtgtgtgtgtgtgtgtgtgtgtgtgtgtgtgtgtgtgtgtgtgtgtgtgtgtgtgtgtgtgtgtgcatatgtgtgtgtgtgtgtatgtgtgtgtgtgtgtgtgtgtgtgtgtgtgtgtgtgtgtgtgtgtgtgtgtgtgtgtgtgtgtgtgtgtgtgtgcatatgtgtgtgtgtgtgtgtct acttaggtgtgtgtgtgtgtgtgtgtgtgtgtgtgtgtgtgtgtgtgtgtgtgtgtgtgtgtgtgtgtgtgtgtgtgtgtgtgtgtgt TTGTTCAcacaatgtgtctgtgtgtgtgcgtgtgtgtatgtgtgtatgtgtttgtgtgtgtgtgtgtgtgtgtgtgtgcgcgcgcgcgtgtgtgtgtgtgtgtgtgtgtgtgtgtgtgtgtgtgtgtgtgtgtgtgtgtgtgtgtgtgtgtgtgtgtgtgtgtgtgtgtgtgtgtgtgcgtgtgcatgt ctgtgtgtgtgtgtgtgtgtgtgtgtgtgtgtgtgtgtgtgtgtgtgtgtgtgtgtgtgtgtgtgtgtgtgtgtgtgtgtgt